A single genomic interval of Xyrauchen texanus isolate HMW12.3.18 chromosome 48, RBS_HiC_50CHRs, whole genome shotgun sequence harbors:
- the LOC127639961 gene encoding transmembrane 4 L6 family member 4-like, producing the protein MCSGGFAKCLGITLIPLAIVCILCNILLFFPGGKVADKSEDITDEVFYLGGILGSGVLMIFPALVFLGLKNNDCCGCCGNESCGKRFAMFSSILFAAAGAVGAGYSVIVSCLAINRGPKCFINELNSTYPFNNGNYLSNQTIWDDCVKPDDIIPWHLTLFCILLITGLVQIGLCAFQVINGLIGTICGDCCGCCGDS; encoded by the exons ATGTGTTCTGGAGGTTTTGCCAAATGCCTGGGGATCACCCTCATCCCTCTGGCCATCGTCTGTATCCTCTGCAACATTCTGCTCTTTTTCCCCGGAGGTAAAGTGGCCGATAAGAGTGAAGACATCACAGATGAAGTCTTTTACTTAGGAGGAATTCTGGGATCTGGTGTGCTG ATGATTTTCCCTGCGCTGGTTTTCCTGGGCTTGAAGAACAATGACTGCTGCGGATGCTGTGGAAACGAAAGCTGCGGAAAACGATTTGCC ATGTTTAGTTCCATTTTGTTTGCTGCGGCCGGAGCTGTTGGTGCTGGTTACTCTGTTATTGTGTCTTGTTTGGCTATTAATCGTGGAcccaaatgttttattaatgaattaaacaGCACATATCCTTTTAACAATGG AAACTACCTGTCCAACCAAACGATTTGGGATGATTGTGTGAAGCCAGATGATATCATCCCATGGCACTTGACCCTGTTCTGTATCCTGCTGATCACTGGTCTGGTCCAGATCGGTCTGTGCGCCTTCCAGGTGATCAACGGACTGATTGGCACAATCTGTGGAGACTGCTGTGGATGCTGTGGG GACTCTTAA